One genomic region from Xenopus laevis strain J_2021 chromosome 2L, Xenopus_laevis_v10.1, whole genome shotgun sequence encodes:
- the LOC121399873 gene encoding interleukin-5 receptor subunit alpha-like — translation MAWMLLVLCNLFILCTLQYIRAITAEEILNPPRNIQVNVSTDKVAIKWEKPETHKEDAAYCFSYEIDLKGDKIQDKNITVHEYLNYTSEEFTSSQPFELKMRAKMSHYCRKTQLSAWSKTFKFDPPVSRRLTKVHMFVLLAISTVIIVSSLICVCHRFQLLKKVFPPVPAPIIKLQCLEQDELKELQENLKSGYEKLPDNEEDFKICEVENC, via the exons ATGGCTTGGATGCTGCTAGTTCTTTgcaatctctttattctctgcACACTGCAATACATTAGAGCAATCACTGCAGAAG AAATACTGAATCCTCCAAGAAACATACAGGTCAATGTAAGTACTGATAAAGTTGCAATTAAGTGGGAAAAACCAGAAACACATAAAGAAGATGCAGCGTATTGTTTTTCATATGAAATCGACTTAAAGGGAGACAAAATTCag GATAAAAACATCACTGTACATGAGTATTTAAACTATACTTCAGAAGAATTCACATCAAGCCAGCCTTTTGAACTGAAAATGAGGGCAAAGATGTCGCATTATTGTCGTAAGACACAATTGAGTGCATGGAGTAAAACCTTTAAATTTGATCCTCCTG TTTCTAGGAGACTCACAAAAGTTCACATGTTTGTTCTTCTAGCAATAAGTACAGTCATCATTGTATCAAGCCTAATATGTGTTTGTCACAG ATTCCAgctattgaaaaaagtatttccaCCAGTTCCAGCACCTATCATTAAATTGCAATGTTTGGAGCAAGATGAGCTCAAAGAGCTACAG GAGAACTTAAAGTCGGGATATGAAAAACTCCCAGATAATGAAGAAGACTTTAAAATCTGCGAAGTTGAAAATTGTTGA